In one window of Palaeococcus ferrophilus DSM 13482 DNA:
- a CDS encoding LAGLIDADG family homing endonuclease has protein sequence MNVIREKVKEFARTKPVAGASFKIIFLDEADALTQDAQQALRRTMEMFSNNVRFILSCVTGDTKIYTPDEREVKIKDFLRFYEDGLVKEVSNKKGRDTVIAAVAFNSKIIGHPVFRLTLESGRVIEATGDHMFLTPSGWAQTYDLKEGSEVLVKPTLEGTPYEVSPEPIIDLREFYEFTTRLELENGKKPLGEAKSFRELTTKDKERVLARALELKAEMGRGLTEREAEILREIPAEWTPREEIQKNVGLSRVRVNQLLKSLGEKGYVERRIEGKSQLVRKLRDGVPLRNAADVKRILEREFGIRISYGAVKQLLAGKLDGPAYHLLREVKEKWLVRYDDEKAGVLARILGFLLGDGHLAKGGTRIWFNSSREELEALAKDLRMLGLKPSEIIERESSSEIRGRKVEGKIHMLYVDSRAFHALMRFWGVEVGNKTKKGYRVPEWIKKGTLFVKREFLRGLFAADGTKPYPEKYNFNGIKLEMRAARESLEKTTEFFNDLAELLREFDVDSKVIVSPMGDRFIVRLIVTPNDSNYLKFLTRVGYTYVKDSYARVAGEYLRIKMAYKEIILPQMAEEAVELAAKTNPTHAAKMLGVKRDFVVNRLKGVHIGLTRDFMTFEEFMRERVSGDYVVERVVKKEELGYMDVYDVTCASDHSFISNGLVSHNCNYSSKIIEPIQSRCAIFRFRPLNDDAIAERIRYIAENEGLELTEEGLEALLYVAEGDMRRAINVLQAAAALDTKITDENVFTVASRARPEDVREMMKLALEGNFLKARDKLREILLKQGLSGEDVIIQMHKEVFNLPISEPKKVALADKIGEYNFRLVEGAHEMIQLEALLAQFTLMGK, from the coding sequence ATAAACGTCATCAGGGAGAAGGTGAAGGAGTTCGCGAGGACGAAGCCCGTCGCCGGGGCGAGCTTCAAGATAATCTTCCTCGATGAAGCTGACGCCCTCACCCAGGACGCCCAGCAGGCCCTCAGAAGGACGATGGAGATGTTCTCGAACAACGTGAGGTTTATTCTCAGCTGTGTAACCGGCGACACGAAGATATACACCCCCGACGAGAGGGAAGTCAAGATCAAGGACTTCCTGAGATTCTATGAGGACGGCCTCGTTAAGGAGGTCTCAAACAAGAAGGGAAGGGACACGGTTATAGCGGCGGTTGCCTTCAACTCAAAGATAATCGGCCACCCGGTCTTCAGGCTGACCCTTGAAAGCGGAAGGGTGATAGAGGCAACGGGCGACCACATGTTCCTGACTCCCTCGGGCTGGGCCCAGACCTACGACCTCAAGGAGGGCAGCGAAGTCCTCGTGAAGCCCACCTTGGAGGGTACTCCCTACGAGGTCAGTCCCGAGCCGATCATCGACCTCAGGGAGTTTTACGAGTTCACAACCAGGTTGGAGCTTGAGAACGGAAAGAAGCCACTCGGAGAGGCGAAGAGCTTCCGGGAACTGACTACAAAGGATAAGGAGAGAGTCCTAGCGAGGGCCCTTGAGCTGAAGGCGGAGATGGGGAGGGGCCTCACGGAGAGGGAAGCTGAAATACTGCGGGAAATTCCAGCGGAGTGGACACCGAGGGAGGAAATCCAGAAGAATGTGGGGCTCTCAAGGGTAAGGGTGAACCAGCTCCTCAAGAGCCTTGGGGAGAAGGGCTACGTTGAGAGAAGGATAGAAGGGAAGAGCCAGCTCGTAAGAAAGCTCCGCGATGGGGTTCCCCTCAGGAACGCGGCAGACGTCAAGAGGATCCTTGAGAGGGAGTTCGGGATAAGGATAAGCTATGGGGCAGTTAAGCAGCTCCTCGCGGGTAAACTCGACGGACCGGCATACCACCTGCTCCGTGAGGTTAAGGAGAAGTGGCTTGTCAGGTACGACGACGAAAAAGCTGGAGTCCTCGCGAGGATTCTCGGCTTCCTTCTTGGCGACGGCCACCTCGCCAAGGGTGGCACAAGAATATGGTTCAACTCCTCAAGGGAGGAGCTTGAGGCACTGGCGAAAGACCTCAGAATGCTCGGTCTAAAACCCTCGGAGATCATAGAGCGCGAATCCTCCTCCGAGATAAGGGGAAGGAAGGTGGAGGGCAAGATACACATGCTCTACGTTGACAGCAGGGCCTTTCACGCCCTCATGCGCTTCTGGGGTGTTGAGGTCGGGAACAAGACAAAGAAAGGCTACCGCGTTCCGGAGTGGATAAAGAAGGGTACCCTGTTCGTCAAGAGGGAGTTCCTGAGAGGCCTCTTCGCCGCTGATGGAACCAAGCCCTACCCCGAAAAGTACAACTTCAACGGGATAAAGCTTGAGATGCGCGCCGCGAGGGAGAGCCTTGAGAAGACCACCGAGTTCTTCAACGACCTGGCGGAGCTCCTTAGGGAGTTCGATGTGGACTCAAAGGTGATAGTGAGCCCGATGGGGGACAGGTTCATTGTGAGGCTCATCGTCACTCCTAACGACTCCAACTACCTGAAGTTCCTGACGAGGGTCGGCTACACCTACGTCAAGGACAGCTACGCCAGAGTTGCTGGAGAGTACCTCAGGATAAAGATGGCCTACAAGGAGATAATACTTCCTCAGATGGCGGAGGAGGCCGTGGAGCTCGCCGCAAAGACCAACCCAACTCATGCCGCCAAGATGCTTGGAGTTAAGAGGGACTTCGTCGTCAACAGGCTCAAAGGAGTCCACATCGGCCTGACGAGGGACTTCATGACCTTCGAGGAGTTCATGAGGGAGCGCGTTAGCGGGGACTATGTCGTGGAGAGAGTGGTCAAAAAGGAGGAGCTCGGCTACATGGACGTCTACGACGTCACCTGCGCCTCTGACCACAGCTTCATATCAAACGGCCTCGTGAGCCACAACTGCAACTACTCCTCCAAAATCATCGAGCCGATACAGTCGAGATGCGCCATCTTCCGCTTCAGGCCCCTCAACGACGATGCCATAGCGGAGCGCATAAGGTACATAGCTGAAAACGAGGGGCTCGAGCTCACGGAGGAGGGGCTTGAGGCGCTCCTCTACGTGGCAGAGGGAGATATGAGGAGGGCCATAAACGTCCTCCAGGCCGCGGCAGCGCTCGACACGAAGATAACCGACGAGAACGTCTTCACAGTGGCGAGCAGGGCAAGGCCCGAGGACGTGCGCGAGATGATGAAGCTCGCCCTTGAAGGGAACTTCCTCAAGGCGAGGGACAAGCTGAGGGAGATACTCCTCAAGCAGGGGCTCAGCGGTGAAGACGTAATCATCCAGATGCACAAGGAGGTATTCAACCTCCCGATAAGCGAGCCCAAGAAAGTTGCCCTGGCGGACAAGATTGGTGAGTACAACTTCCGCCTCGTTGAGGGTGCCCACGAGATGATACAGCTTGAAGCCCTCCTCGCTCAGTTCACTCTCATGGGTAAGTGA